The following is a genomic window from Crossiella equi.
CGCGCCGCACCCCGACCGCCGAGCTGGCCAGCCTGCACCTGCAGCCCGCGCCCGGTACCGACCTGTGCCTGGCGCTCGGGCTGCTGCACCTGGTGGTGGCCGACGGGCACCTCGACTCGGAGTACATCGCCAGTCGTACCAACGGTTTCGACGCCGCCTGGCGGATGGCCGCGCGCTGGTGGCCGGAGCAGGTCGAGCGCGTCACCGGGGTCAGTGTCGCCGACCAGCGCGCGGCCGTGCGGTTGCTGGCGAAGGCCAAGAGCGCGTACGTGCTCACCGGGCGCGGTGCCGAGCAGCACGCCAGCGGCGCGGACACCGTGTCCGCCTTCATCAACCTCTGCCTCGCGCTCGGCCTGCCCGGCACGGTGGGCAACGGCTACGGCTGCCTGACCGGTCAGGGCAACGGCCAGGGCGGGCGGGAGCACGGCCAGAAGGCCGACCAGCTGCCCGGCTACCGGATGATCGCCGACCCCGCCGCCCGCGCGCACGTGGCCGGGGTGTGGGGCGTGGACCCGGACGAGCTGCCCGGCCCGGGGCGGTCGGCCTACGAGCTGCTGGACGCGCTCGGCCAGCCCGGCGGCCCCAAGGCGCTGCTGGTGTTCGGCAGCAACGTGCTCGTCTCCGCACCCCGGTCCAACCGGGTCGCGGAACGCCTCGGCGCGCTCGATCTCCTGGTGGTCGCCGACTTCGTGCTGTCGGAGACCGCGGCGCTGGCGGACGTGGTCTTCCCGGTCACCCAGTGGGCCGAGGAGGACGGCACCATGACCAACCTCGAAGGCCGGATCCTGTTGCGGCAGAAGGCGTTGAGCCCGCCGGTCGGGGCCCGTGGGGACGCCGACCTGCTCGCCGCCCTGGCCCAGCGCCTCGGGCAGCCCGCCGAACGCTTCCCCACCGACGCGGAGACCGCCTTCACCGAGCTGCGGGCGGCCAGCAAGGGCGGTGCCGCCGACTACTCCGGCGTCACCTACGACCGGCTGCGCGCGGGCGAGGCCCTGTACTGGCCGGTGCCCGACACCGCGCACGCCGGTACGCCCCGGATGTTCCTTTCGCGCTTCAACACCCCGGACGGCCGTGCCCGCTTCCACCCGGTGGACCACCGCGGCCCGGTCGAGCCGCCGGACACCGAGTTCCCCTTGTACGCCACCACCGGACGCGTGCTGCAGCACTACCAGTCCGGCGCGCAGACCCGCCTGGTCCCCGAGCTGAACAACGCGGTGCCGCACGTCTTCGTCGAGGTGCACCCGGACACCGCCGCCCGAGCCGGACTCGCGGCGGGTGACCAGGCCAGGGTCGTCTCCCGGCGCGGCACGGTCCTCGCCGAGGTGCGCACGGTGCCGAGCCTGCGCCTGGACACGGTGTTCCTGCCCTTCCACTTCCCCGGCGAGCAGCGCGCCAACCTGATCACCAACCCCGCGCTGGACCCGGCCAGCCGGATGCCCGAGTTCAAGGTCTGCGCGGTCCGACTGGAGGCCCTGTCATGAGCGCTCGCCGAGTCGTCGTCATCGGGTACGGGATGGCCGGGGCGCGGGTGGCCGAGGAGGTCCGCCGCCGCGACCCCGCCGGCGAGCGCATCGCGCTCACCGTGCTCGGCGAGGAGCCCGAGCCCGCCTACAACCGCGTGCTGCTGTCGAACGTGCTCGCCGGGGCGCTGGACGCCTCGGCCGTGCGGCTGCACGACGAGGCCTGGGGCGGTACCAACGCGGTCGAGGTGCGCACCGGCGTGCGGGTGGCCGAGCTGGACCGGCGCGAGCGCGTGGTGCGGTTGCACGGTGGTGAGGAGATCCCGTACGACGCGGTGGTGCTGGCCACCGGCAGCCGCGCCTGGCTGCCGCCGACCGACGGCCTGCTGGACGAGGACGGCGCCCCCGCCCCCGGGGTGGTGGCCTTCCGCACCCTCCAGGACTGCGTGCGCATCGCCGAGCAGGCCAAGCCCGGCGCGCCGGTCGCGGTGCTCGGCGGCGGGCTGCTCGGCCTGGAGGCCGCCCGCGGCCTGGCCGGGCGCGGCAACCTGGTCACCGTGGTGCACCCGGTCGGGCACGTGATGGAGCGGCAGCTCGACGCCGCCGCCGGGCGCGTGCTCACCAGGACCCTGGAGGGCCTGGGCATCGAGTTCCGGCTCGGCGTGCTGGCCGCCGGGTACGTGCCCGGCGACGGGCTCAAGCTCGACGACGGCAGCAGCGTGCCCGCCGACCTCGTGGTGGTCTCCGCGGGTGTGCGCGCGGAGACCTCGCTCGCCGAGGCCGCCGGGCTGGCCTGCGACCGGGGTGTGCTGGTCGACGACGCCCTGCGCACAAACGATTCCCGGGTCTACGCCATCGGCGACTGCGCCAGCCACCCGGGCACGGTCAGCGGTCTGGTGCAGCCCGCGTGGGAGCAGGCCGCGGTGGTCGCCGACCTGCTCACCGGCACCAACCCGGCCAGCCGCTACCGGGGCACCCCCGTGGTCACCCGGCTCAAGGCGCGCGATGTCGACCTGGCCGCGCTGGGCGAGGTGCACTGCGAGGTGGACACCCCGGGCGCGGAGGTGCTGCGTCTGGAGGACCCGGCGCGCGGCCGCTACGCCAAGCTCGTGCTGCGCGAGGACAGGGTGGCGGGCGCGATCGTGCTCGGCGCCCCGGACGCGGCCGCCGCGATCACCCAGCTCTACGACCGCGGCCTGCCCGCCCCCGCCGACCGGCTGGGCCTGCTGCTGGGCCGCGCGGCCGCGGGCAGCGGGCAGGCCAGCCCGGCCGACCTGCCCGCCGCGGCCGTGGTGTGCCGGTGCAACACGGTGAGCAAGGGCCAGCTGGTCACCGCGTGGAAGGCGGGCGCGCGCACGCTCGGCGCGGTGGCCGACGGCACCCGTGCCACCACCGGGTGCGGCGGCTGCAAGGACGCGGTGTGCGGCATCCTCGACTGGCTCGGCAGGCAGGACACCGCCGCGCCCGCCGGGCAGAGCGCCTGACCCCGTCACCCGCCCGGCCCCGTCCGAGTTGACCAGCGCGACCCGCTCGTTCGTGCGAGGCTGCCCGACCCCGGCCGCTGCTATACAGGAATTGCTTGGGAAATAAGCGATTTCGGGGGTTCCGATGGCATACGCGCACGAACTCCGCCTGGCCGCCGCCCTGCGCGCGGAGCAGTTCACGGTGTGGCTGCTCCGCCAGTTCGGGGACGTCCTGGGGGAGGTGAGCAAACCCCGCGCCGGGGAGTCGCCGTACCCGCTCTACGCCGCGCTGCGCGCCCGGGAACCGTTGCTGCGCAGCCGGACCGGGCTCTGGACGGCCGCGCGTTACCGCACCGCGAACGCGCTGCTCCGGGACCGGCGGTTCGGCGTGCGCGGGGTGGGCGGACAGCTGCGCGCCGGGGCCGTGGGCGCCGCGGCGGACGGCCTGGACCTGGACATGGCGCTCGGGGTGGACCCGCCGGTGCAGACCCGGATGCGGCGGCTGATGAACTTCTCCTTCGCGCCGAGCGCGAACGCGAGGTACCGCGACCGGGTGGAAAGAACAGTCGAACGGGTGGTGGACCGCGCGGAACACCGCGGTTCTTTTGACCTCGTCACCGATTTCGCCCAGCCCATTCCACTGCTGGTGATCACCGACATCATCGGGGTGCCGCCCGAGCACCGCGAGCGGGTCAGCGCGTGCGCCACCCGGCTGAGCGCGCTCGGCGAGCGGCTGGAGCGCGTGGGCACACTGCGCGCGGCCCGCGCGCTGCTGGTCGAGCTCAAGGACCTGTTCGCCGGGATCCTCCAGCGGCGCCGTGCCGAAGGCGTGGACGAGCACCCGACCGACCTGGTCGGCTCGCTGCTGCTGACCGCCACCCGCGAGGAGGTGCCGCTGGCCGAGATGCAGGCCGTGCTGGTCACCGCGCTGATCGCGGGCTCGGAGAACACGGTCAACTCCCTCGGCAACGCCGTGCTCGCGCTGCTGGCGCACCCCGGGCAGTGGGACCGCCTGGTCGCCGACCCGGACCTCGCGCTCGGCGCCTTCGACGAGGCCATGCGCTACGACGCGGCCACGCTCGTCGTCTCCCGCACCGCGCACGAGGACCTGGAGTTCGAGGGCACCCACCTGCCCGCCGACTCGACCGTGCTGGTGCTGCTCGGCGCGGCCAACCACGATCCGGAGCGCTTCGAGGCCCCGGAGCGCTTCGACATCACCCGGGCCAACGCCGGCGACCACCTCACGTTCACCGCGGGCCGCTACTTCTGCGTCGGCGCCCCGCTGTCCCGGCTGGAGGGCGAGCTGGCGCTGCGCGCGCTGGCGCGGCGGCTGCCCGGCCTGCGCCGCGCCGGGGATCCGGTGCACCGCCGCTCGGCCGGGTTCCGCGGCCTGGCCGGACTGCCGCTGGTTGGTGCCATCGGGTGACACGGAGTTGACTCACCGACATCGTCTGGCTACGCAACGTACCGTCAGGCGCTATGGGGGCCGGAACTGGGGACTCGGCCGCCGGTGACCGGGCGGAGCAGCCCTGGCGGCTGCGCCTGCGCACCGGCGCGCACGTGCTGGGCGGCGGATCGCTGCTCGGCGGGCGTTACGTGCTCACGTGCGCCCACGTGCTGCCCGGCCGGGACGCCGAGGTCGAGGTCGACTTCTGCGGCACCCGGCAGGCCCGGGGCACGACCGCGGCGGTGGTCGCGGACTGCCACTTCCCCGAGGACGAGGACGGCACCGGCGACCTCGCGCTGCTTGAGCTGGCCGAGCCCCGCCCGGACGGCTGGGGCGTGCGGCTGCGCGCCGGGCGCTGTGCCCCCGGCCGCCTGGTGACCGCCTACGGCTTCCCCGAGGGCGCGCCGCACGGCATGTGGGCGCGCGCCGAGCTGTCCCGGCACGCCGGTCCGCACGCGGCCTGGCGGCAGCTGGACGCCTTGCGCGGCAACCGGATCCGCTCCGGCTTCAGCGGTGCGGGCGTGCTCGACGAGGAGGTCGGCGCCCTGCTCGGCGTGGTGGTCACCGCCTTCCCCGAGCAGGACTCGGCCTGGATGCTGCCGGTCGCGGAGATCCTCCGGTACCTGCCGGTGGTCGGCGAGTACACCGACACCGGCCCGCTGCCCCACGACGGCGTGCGCGACTTCCTGCGCCGCAGCCTGCCCGGCCAGGTCGCCTTCATCGTGCTCGGCGCCTCCGACAGCGCGACCTCCCGGGTGCTGGCCGAGGCGGTGGAGGGCGCCGAGCAGCCGGTGGTGGTCGTGGACGTCACCGGGCGCACCCCGGGCGAGGTGTCGCGGCACCTGGCCGCCGAGGGCCTGCGCGTGGGCAGCCCGATCGAAGCGCCGGTCGCTCTGGTCGCGGTCGGCATTGACGAGTCCTCCCAGCCGGAACGCCTGGTCAGCGAGGTGCTGGACCCGCTGGCCGACCAGGGCGCCGCCGTGCTGTTCGGCTTCCGGCACGACAGCTCGGCCAGCCTCGCGGTGCTGCGCTCGCAGCGCGCCGAGGTCCGGCCGGTGCGCACGGACAGCCTGGTGCTGCGGCTGGCCGACCTGGCCACGCTGGAGGAGGAGGTCCGCGTGCTGTGGGGCCAGGACGAGCCGAGGTTCGCCGGGGTGCCCGAGCCCCGGGACCGGGCGGGCGGGCTGCGCCCGCTGCTGAGCGCGGTGCGCAGGCTGTCCCCGGCCGCGCGGGCCGAGCACCTGGCCGACTGCGCGCGCCGGGTCGAGCGTGCGCTGCACAAGGCCGAGGCCGAGCGCGACCGGCTGCGCGGGCACCGGGACCGGCTGCGCGAGCTGCGCGGGCTGGCCCAGGCCTACCAGCGGCTGGCCGCCGAGCACGGGCTGGCCGAGGACGAGGAGCTGGACACCGCCTACCGCGCCGCGCTCGGCCTGCTCCAGGTCCGGCCGTGCGTGCTGGCCGAGGCCGAGGCGGCGGTGCACGGCTACCGGGACGCGGTCGTGCGGAGGTGCCGGTGAGCGAGGGCGTGCGCTGGACCAGCGGGGACTTCCTGCACCTGCCGGTGCTGCGGCCCCCGGAACCCGAGGACACCCTGGCCGAGCCCAGCCCGGTGCCCGAGCCGGACCGCCGGTGCGGGGCCTGCTTCCGCGCGGTCGGCCGGGGCCACGACGGCAGGCCGGGGCGGCTCAAGGGCTACTGCGGGCACTGCGGCGCGGCCTTCGACTACACCCTCAAGCTCAAGCCCGGCGACCTGGTGGAGAACCGCTACCAGGTGCTCGGCTGCCTGCCCCGGGGCGGCCAGGGCTGGGTGTACCTGGCCCGGGACACCCACCTGAAGCTGGACGTCGTCCTCAAAGGACTGATCAACTCCGGTAGCGGGGCCCTGGCTGGGCGGGCTATCGCGGGCATCGAACGCGACATGCTCACCGCGCTGGACCACCCGAACATCGTGCGCGTGATCAGCCTGGTGCTGCACGAGGGCCACGAGTACATCGTCATGCAGTACGTTGCCGGGTGGTCGCTGGAGCAGCTCAAGGCCGCCGCCGAACCGCTGCCGCTGGAGCACGTGCTGGTGTTCCTGCTGGAGGTGCTCGCCGCCTTCCGCTACCTGCACGAGCGCGGCCTGCTCTACTGCGACCTGAAGCCCTCCAACGTGATCCGCGGCCGTGACCGGATCAAGCTGATCGACTTCGGCGGGGTGCGCAAGGTCGGCGACCGGTCCACCCCGACCGTGGTCTCGCAGAAGTACCAGGTGCCCGAGCACGAGCGCCGCACCGTCGGCCTGACCGTCAGCTCGGACCTGTACAGCGTGGGCAAGGTGCTGGCGGACCTGTTCGCCGCCACCCCGCTCGGTCGCGCCCCGGTGGACGAGAGCGACCACACCGTGCGCGCGGTGCGGGCCCTGGTCGCCCGCGCCACCTGTCCCGACCACGCGCACCGCTTCGCCAGTGCGGCCGAGCTCTCCGACGCGCTGACCGGGCTGCTGCTGGACGTGCTGTCGTTGCGGGAGAACGCCGAACGGCCGTGGACCACCATGCAGTTCCGGCCCAGCGCGCTGCTGCTCGACGACGGCCTGGGCACCGTGCCCGCACTGGCCGAGTGGACCGACCGCGAGCGCGACCCGTTGGCGCCCTTGGACTCCGGCCTGCCCACCCCGGCCGGGGCGGCGGTGCGCCTGCCCACCCCGCTGCCCGACCCGGCCGACCCGGAGTACGGCTTCCTCGCCGCCGTGCAGGACACCGGGCCGCACCGCGTGCTGGCCAAGCTCGGCACCGCCCCCTCGGCCAGCCTCGGCGTGCGGCTGGCCGAGTGCCGGGCCCAGCTGGAGCTCGGCTGGACCGACCTGGCGCACGACACCCTGCAACGCCTGGCCGACCCGCCGCGCGCGTACTGGCGGCTGGACTGGCACTGGGCGCTGGTGCGCCTGGCGCTCGGGCAGGTCGGTCGTGCCGAGGCCCGGTTCGCCCAGCTCGCCACCCGGCTGCGCGGTGAGTACGCGCCCCGGCTGGCCCTGGGCTACTGCGCCGAGTACCGGGGTGACGTGGCCGAGGCCAGGGCCTGGTACGCCTCGGTGTGGCGGCGCGACCGCAGCCGGGTCAGCGCCGCGTTCGGACTGGCCCGCCTGCACCTGCGGGCCGGGGACCGGGGTGCGGCGGTGGCGGTGCTGGACGAGGTGCCGCAGGTCTCCCGCTACTACGACCCTGCGCGCATCGCCGCGGTGCGGGTGCGGCTGGCCACCCTGGGCCGGGACCGGCCTTCCGCCCAGGACATCCTCGACGCCGCCCACCGGCTGCCCCTGCTCTACCTGGACGACGGCGCGCCGCAGGGCTCCGCGCGCACCCGGCTGACCGCGGTGGTACAGGCGGTGGCCTTGCGCAACAAGGACTTCGCCGCGCTGGACGGGACCGAGGCGCTGGGCGAGCAGCCCACCGAGGACTCGGTCCGGCGCGGCCTGGAGCGCACCGGCCGCGCGCTGGCCGGGTACGCGCCGACCCCGGCCGACGCCGCCCGGCTGGTCGACCTGGCCAACGCGGTACGACCGAGGACGTGGTGGTGATGGCGTTCGTACTGCGCTGCGGTGCCCGGCACTACCTGCCGGTCGGCGACCGGCTGCTGTCGGTGCTGCTGGAGGTCACCGGCGACGGCGCCGAGGCGGCCGGGCAGGCGCCGGAGGCGGCCGAGGTGATCCTGGTCGACTGCTCCGGCTCGATGTCGCTGCCGCCGACCAAGCTGGCCGCCGCGCGCAAGGCCACCTCGGCCGCGGTGGACGCGCTGCGCGACGGCGTGCACTTCGCGCTTGTGCAGGGCACCGGCCGGGCGCACATGCTCTACCCGGACCGCCCGGAGCTGGTGCGCGCCACCCCGGAGACCAGGGCCGCCGCCCGCCGGGCCACCACCACGATGGTGGCCAGCGGCGGGACCGCGATGGGCAGCTGGCTGCTGCTGGCCCGCGACCTGCTGGCCGCGCACCCCGGCGCCATCCGGCACGCGGTGCTGCTCACCGACGGGCAGAACGTGGGCGAGACCGCGGCGCAGCTGGACCGGGTGCTGGCCGCGTGCACCGGCGAGTTCACCTGCGACGCCCGGGGCATCGGCGCGGACTGGGAGCCCCGCGAGCTGCACCGCATCGCCTCGGCCCTGCGCGGCCGGGCGGACGCGGTGCGCCGGGTGGGCGACCTGGCGCGGGACTTCACCGGCATGGTCACCGAGGCCATGCGCAAGGTCGTGGTGGACGTGCGGCTGCGGGTGGCCTGCGAGCCCGGGGTGCGGCTGTGCTTCGCCCGCCAGGTCTTCCCGGTGGAGGCCGACCTGGGCGAGCCGGGCCCGGAGATCTCCGCCGGGTCCTGGGGCGCCGGTACGCGGCACTTCCACCTGGGCTTCGAGTTCGACGGCCCGGGTGAGCCGACCGGCGAGGACCTGCCCTTCGCCGACGTCGAGCTGGCCGTGGTGCCACCGGGCGGGGTCACCGCCGAGCCCACCGGCCAGCAGCGGCGGCTGACCGTGCAGTGGACCGACGACAGCGGCCTGTCCAGCCAGTACGAGCCGGTGCTCGCCCACTACGCCCGCCAGACCGAGCTGCGCCGCCTGGTCCAGGCCGGGTGCGCGGCCCTGGACCGGGGCGAACACCCGGACGCCCTGGACCTGCTCGGCCGCGCGGTGCGCCTGGCCCAGGAGACCGGCAACCACGAACAGCTCGGCAGGCTCGGGCTGCTGGTGCACGTCGAGGACGCGGCGGCGGGCCGGGTGCGGCTGCGCGAGGGCGTGTCCGCGCAGGAGCTGCGGGTGGCCGAGGCCGGTTCGGTGCTCAGCGCGTTCCCGGACCTGCCGGTGGAGGAGCTGGCCGCCGACCTGCCGGACCGGGTGTGCGCGTGCTGCGGGCTGTCCTGGCCGGGACAGGCCCGGTTCTGCGAGGAGACCGGACGGGAGCTGCCGCGATGAGGTGGTGGCGGAGACAGGACACGCGGGCGCGGCTGATCCTGCTGCGCAACGTGACCATGCTGCTGGTCCTGGCGCTGGGCGGCGGGGCGAGCTTCTTCTACGCCCAGATGTCCGGCGCGGCGACCACCGCGAGCGCCCGCGCGGTACCGGTGTTGCGGGAGATCACCAACGCGCACACCGCGTTGCTGCGCGCGGACATCTCGGCGGTGAAGGCCTTCACCAACGGTTCGGTGGCCCTGGTCGGCGCCGGCGACGAGCACCGCGACCGGCTGGCCACCGCCACCAGCGGGCTGACCAGGGTGGCCGAGCTCAACCAGGCGGGCCCGGAGGGCATCCAGCAGATCCAGCTGGTGCAGAGCCTGCTCGCCGCCTACAGCAGCTCGGTGGAGCAGGCGGCCAGCCAGTTCCGCCAGCCCGGCGGCCGGGCGCTGGGCACCGCCGACCTGTGGCAGGCCTCGCGCCTGCTGCACGAGGACCCGGGGGTGCTGCCGGAGCTGAAGAAGGTCGAGGCGCAGCAGCGGCAGGCACTGGACCAGGCGGTCTCCGGTGGCGCGCCCTCGGTGCTGACCGTGCTGCTGTGGGCGGTACCGGGCGCCTTGGCACTGGCCCTGCTGATCGGCGGCCAGGTCTGGCTGGCCCGGCACTTCCGGCGGCTGCTCAACCCGTGGCTGCTCGCGGCGACGGTGCTGGTGTGCGCGGCGCTGGGGCCCACGGTCTGGGTGTTCGACTCCCAGCAGCGCCTGGCCTCGGCCGAGGCCGAGCTGGGCGCGCTGGACAGGCAGTGGGACCTCAACGACTTCGCCCTGACCGCGAAGGCCCGACACGGCATGTGGGACCTGCTCGGGGTGCCGTGCCGCCCGCGGGTGGACTGCGGGCCGACCGTGCGCGAGTTCGTGGACAACCTGCCGGTGTTCTGGCGCGAACGGGACGAGTCCGCGCTCATCCGGACCGGCGAGGAGGTGGCCGACGGGGTGTCCGAAGTGGACCAGAGGTGGGGCTGGGTGGTGGTGCCCCCGGCGGCGGCCCTGCTGGCGGTCGTGCTGCTGGCGGTGGGCTTGCAGACGCGCATCCACGAGTACCGGGTGGGCCGGTGAGGCGGCTCGCGGCGCTGGCCGCGGTGGGCCTGCTGCTGGCCGCGGTGCCCGCGTGCACCGCGGCGGCGGAGCCCGAGATCACCGTGCTCGCCTCGTGGACCGGCGAGGAGGAGGCCGCGTTCATGAAGGTGGTGAAGGGGTTCACCGACACCACCGGGCTGCGGGTGCGGTACCGGGGCACCCGTGCGCTGGGCCAGGTGCTGGCCGCCGAGGTGAAGACCGGGCGCCCGCCGGACATCGCGGTGCTGCCCGGGCTCGGCGACCTCATGCCGTACGTGCGCGACGGCAAGGCGCGCCAGCTCGGCGCGGACGTCGACGAGAGCCAGCGCCAGGACGCGCGCTCGCAGTGGCCGCAGCTGCAACGCGGCGGGCGCAACCAGCTGTACGCGATCCAGGTCAAGGCCGACCCGAAGGGCCTGGTGTGGTTCAACCCGCGCCGGGGCACCCCGCCGGACACCGCCGAGGGCCTGCTCGCGGGCGGCGGCTGGTGCCTGGGGCTGGGCTCGGCGGCCACCTCGGGCTGGCCGGGCACCGACTGGATCGAGACGCTGCTGCTCCAGCGGTACGGACCGGAGCTGTACCAGCGCTGGGTGGCGGGCGGGCTGCCGTGGACCGATGACCGCGTGCGGCAGGCCTGGCTGGACTACGGCCGGGTGGTCCCGGCGACGGTGCCCGCCACGCTGCTCACCGACTTCGCCGACGCGGGCGCGCCGATGTTCGACCCGCGGCCGGGCTGTTCGCGCGAGCACCAGGGCGGGTTCATCGCGCTCGCCTACCGGGGCCGGGAGTACGAGCGGGACTACGACTTCCGCCCGTTCCCGCCGTTCCCCGGCGCACCGCAGGCCAGCCTGGTCTCGGCCGACCTCGCCGCCCTGTTCACCGACAACGGGCACGCCAGGGCGCTGCTGCGCCACCTGGCCGCCAACCCGGTGCCGCAGCCGGGCACCGAGGCGCTGGCCACCCGGCTGACCGGCCGGGCCAACAGCGAGCAGCCGATGTGCTTCGACGCCTCGGACCTGATGCCGGTCGAGCTGCGCACGGTGTTCTACCGGGCGGTGCTGGAGTTCACCGCCAACCAGGCGGGCCTGCCCGAGCTGTTGGCGCGGCTGGAGAACGTCCGCCTGGACCTGGTGCAGCCCTCGGCGGACCAGACGCAGTGGGTGACCGTCTCGTGTGGGAAGGGGAGAGCATGACCGAGCTGGTGCGGTTCGAGCTGGCGCAGGGGGGCGCGGTGACCGTGGAGGTGGAGGAGCAGCCGGGGGTGGTGCGCGCGGCGCGGCCCGGGCAGCTGCTGCACGAGGCCACCGCGAAGTTCGAGACCGCGCTGGCCCAGGTGCGACAGGCGGCCGACGCGGCGCTGCGCCAGTTCCAGGACCTGGGCCCGGACGAGGTGGAGCTGAAGTTCGGGGTGAAGCTGGACGCCCAGGCCGGGGCGGTGATCGCCAAGACCGGGGTGCAGGGGCACTTCGAGGTCAAGCTGAAGTGGCAGCGGCAGCCCGGTCCGCCGGAGGACGTGGTCGAGGAGCAGGGCGGCGCCAAGGCCGAGGCACCGGCGCCCGCCGCGGAGGAGTGAGCGGGCGCACAGTCGCTCACAGGCCTGGGGACGCCGCGGTGCGGACGACTTCGCAGCGGCGTCACACACGGCGCCTGTCCGGGTAACCCGCGCTTCCTACGGTCGGCCCACCCGAGGAGACGGAGGCCGCCGTGACCGCACAGACCCGCCGAGGCTGGATCGAGCACTGGGAGCCGGAGGACCCGGGTTTCTGGGCCCGCACCGGCCGCCGGATCGCCACCAGGAACCTGGTGTTCTCGATCCTGGCCGAGCACCTCGGCTTCTCCGTGTGGCTGCTGTGGAGCGTGGTCACGGTCAGCCTGCCCGCCGCCGGGTTCGACTTCTCCGTGGACCAGCTGTTCTGGCTGGTCGCGGTGCCGAACCTGCTCGGCGCGCTGCTGCGCCTGCCCTACACCTTCG
Proteins encoded in this region:
- a CDS encoding molybdopterin oxidoreductase family protein; the protein is MQHGATGTVTATATHCPYCALQCGMAVSGTERQPRVDPREFPTNRGGLCQKGWTSAELLTTPGRLTTPLLREDGRLRPVSWDTALDFVADKLRALRAEHGADSVGVFGGGGLTNEKSYLLGKFARLALGTSQIDYNGRFCMSSAAAAGNRAFGLDRGLPFPVTDLDNADAVLLVGGNVAETMPPFTQHLRQAADRGGLVVVDPRRTPTAELASLHLQPAPGTDLCLALGLLHLVVADGHLDSEYIASRTNGFDAAWRMAARWWPEQVERVTGVSVADQRAAVRLLAKAKSAYVLTGRGAEQHASGADTVSAFINLCLALGLPGTVGNGYGCLTGQGNGQGGREHGQKADQLPGYRMIADPAARAHVAGVWGVDPDELPGPGRSAYELLDALGQPGGPKALLVFGSNVLVSAPRSNRVAERLGALDLLVVADFVLSETAALADVVFPVTQWAEEDGTMTNLEGRILLRQKALSPPVGARGDADLLAALAQRLGQPAERFPTDAETAFTELRAASKGGAADYSGVTYDRLRAGEALYWPVPDTAHAGTPRMFLSRFNTPDGRARFHPVDHRGPVEPPDTEFPLYATTGRVLQHYQSGAQTRLVPELNNAVPHVFVEVHPDTAARAGLAAGDQARVVSRRGTVLAEVRTVPSLRLDTVFLPFHFPGEQRANLITNPALDPASRMPEFKVCAVRLEALS
- a CDS encoding FAD-dependent oxidoreductase, with the translated sequence MSARRVVVIGYGMAGARVAEEVRRRDPAGERIALTVLGEEPEPAYNRVLLSNVLAGALDASAVRLHDEAWGGTNAVEVRTGVRVAELDRRERVVRLHGGEEIPYDAVVLATGSRAWLPPTDGLLDEDGAPAPGVVAFRTLQDCVRIAEQAKPGAPVAVLGGGLLGLEAARGLAGRGNLVTVVHPVGHVMERQLDAAAGRVLTRTLEGLGIEFRLGVLAAGYVPGDGLKLDDGSSVPADLVVVSAGVRAETSLAEAAGLACDRGVLVDDALRTNDSRVYAIGDCASHPGTVSGLVQPAWEQAAVVADLLTGTNPASRYRGTPVVTRLKARDVDLAALGEVHCEVDTPGAEVLRLEDPARGRYAKLVLREDRVAGAIVLGAPDAAAAITQLYDRGLPAPADRLGLLLGRAAAGSGQASPADLPAAAVVCRCNTVSKGQLVTAWKAGARTLGAVADGTRATTGCGGCKDAVCGILDWLGRQDTAAPAGQSA
- a CDS encoding cytochrome P450 produces the protein MAYAHELRLAAALRAEQFTVWLLRQFGDVLGEVSKPRAGESPYPLYAALRAREPLLRSRTGLWTAARYRTANALLRDRRFGVRGVGGQLRAGAVGAAADGLDLDMALGVDPPVQTRMRRLMNFSFAPSANARYRDRVERTVERVVDRAEHRGSFDLVTDFAQPIPLLVITDIIGVPPEHRERVSACATRLSALGERLERVGTLRAARALLVELKDLFAGILQRRRAEGVDEHPTDLVGSLLLTATREEVPLAEMQAVLVTALIAGSENTVNSLGNAVLALLAHPGQWDRLVADPDLALGAFDEAMRYDAATLVVSRTAHEDLEFEGTHLPADSTVLVLLGAANHDPERFEAPERFDITRANAGDHLTFTAGRYFCVGAPLSRLEGELALRALARRLPGLRRAGDPVHRRSAGFRGLAGLPLVGAIG
- a CDS encoding S1 family peptidase gives rise to the protein MGAGTGDSAAGDRAEQPWRLRLRTGAHVLGGGSLLGGRYVLTCAHVLPGRDAEVEVDFCGTRQARGTTAAVVADCHFPEDEDGTGDLALLELAEPRPDGWGVRLRAGRCAPGRLVTAYGFPEGAPHGMWARAELSRHAGPHAAWRQLDALRGNRIRSGFSGAGVLDEEVGALLGVVVTAFPEQDSAWMLPVAEILRYLPVVGEYTDTGPLPHDGVRDFLRRSLPGQVAFIVLGASDSATSRVLAEAVEGAEQPVVVVDVTGRTPGEVSRHLAAEGLRVGSPIEAPVALVAVGIDESSQPERLVSEVLDPLADQGAAVLFGFRHDSSASLAVLRSQRAEVRPVRTDSLVLRLADLATLEEEVRVLWGQDEPRFAGVPEPRDRAGGLRPLLSAVRRLSPAARAEHLADCARRVERALHKAEAERDRLRGHRDRLRELRGLAQAYQRLAAEHGLAEDEELDTAYRAALGLLQVRPCVLAEAEAAVHGYRDAVVRRCR
- a CDS encoding serine/threonine-protein kinase translates to MSEGVRWTSGDFLHLPVLRPPEPEDTLAEPSPVPEPDRRCGACFRAVGRGHDGRPGRLKGYCGHCGAAFDYTLKLKPGDLVENRYQVLGCLPRGGQGWVYLARDTHLKLDVVLKGLINSGSGALAGRAIAGIERDMLTALDHPNIVRVISLVLHEGHEYIVMQYVAGWSLEQLKAAAEPLPLEHVLVFLLEVLAAFRYLHERGLLYCDLKPSNVIRGRDRIKLIDFGGVRKVGDRSTPTVVSQKYQVPEHERRTVGLTVSSDLYSVGKVLADLFAATPLGRAPVDESDHTVRAVRALVARATCPDHAHRFASAAELSDALTGLLLDVLSLRENAERPWTTMQFRPSALLLDDGLGTVPALAEWTDRERDPLAPLDSGLPTPAGAAVRLPTPLPDPADPEYGFLAAVQDTGPHRVLAKLGTAPSASLGVRLAECRAQLELGWTDLAHDTLQRLADPPRAYWRLDWHWALVRLALGQVGRAEARFAQLATRLRGEYAPRLALGYCAEYRGDVAEARAWYASVWRRDRSRVSAAFGLARLHLRAGDRGAAVAVLDEVPQVSRYYDPARIAAVRVRLATLGRDRPSAQDILDAAHRLPLLYLDDGAPQGSARTRLTAVVQAVALRNKDFAALDGTEALGEQPTEDSVRRGLERTGRALAGYAPTPADAARLVDLANAVRPRTWW
- a CDS encoding VWA domain-containing protein, giving the protein MAFVLRCGARHYLPVGDRLLSVLLEVTGDGAEAAGQAPEAAEVILVDCSGSMSLPPTKLAAARKATSAAVDALRDGVHFALVQGTGRAHMLYPDRPELVRATPETRAAARRATTTMVASGGTAMGSWLLLARDLLAAHPGAIRHAVLLTDGQNVGETAAQLDRVLAACTGEFTCDARGIGADWEPRELHRIASALRGRADAVRRVGDLARDFTGMVTEAMRKVVVDVRLRVACEPGVRLCFARQVFPVEADLGEPGPEISAGSWGAGTRHFHLGFEFDGPGEPTGEDLPFADVELAVVPPGGVTAEPTGQQRRLTVQWTDDSGLSSQYEPVLAHYARQTELRRLVQAGCAALDRGEHPDALDLLGRAVRLAQETGNHEQLGRLGLLVHVEDAAAGRVRLREGVSAQELRVAEAGSVLSAFPDLPVEELAADLPDRVCACCGLSWPGQARFCEETGRELPR